In the genome of Streptomyces collinus, one region contains:
- the rplM gene encoding 50S ribosomal protein L13, translating to MRTYSPKPGDVTRQWHVIDAQDVVLGRLATTAATLLRGKHKPIYAPHVDAGDFVIIINADKVHLSGNKRTQKMAYRHSGYPGGLRSVRYDELLDKNPEKAIEKAVKGMLPKNTLGRQMLSKLKVYKGDQHPHGAQQPQPYEITQVAQ from the coding sequence GTGCGTACGTACAGCCCCAAGCCCGGCGATGTGACGCGCCAGTGGCACGTCATCGACGCTCAGGACGTTGTCCTGGGCCGTCTCGCCACCACTGCCGCGACGCTCCTCCGGGGCAAGCACAAGCCGATCTACGCGCCGCACGTCGACGCTGGTGACTTCGTCATCATCATCAACGCCGACAAGGTGCACCTGTCCGGCAACAAGCGGACCCAGAAGATGGCGTACCGCCACTCCGGCTACCCGGGTGGTCTGCGCTCCGTCCGCTACGACGAGCTGCTGGACAAGAACCCCGAGAAGGCCATCGAGAAGGCCGTCAAGGGCATGCTCCCCAAGAACACGCTGGGCCGTCAGATGCTCTCGAAGCTGAAGGTCTACAAGGGTGACCAGCACCCGCACGGCGCGCAGCAGCCGCAGCCGTACGAGATCACCCAGGTCGCGCAGTAA
- the rpsI gene encoding 30S ribosomal protein S9: MAETTAEQPLEEVDIDSYTTESEVPVEGEYTSESMASRFGEPQPAAGLGRRKNAIARVRIVPGTGKWKINGRTLEDYFPNKVHQQEVNEPFKVLELDDRYDVVARISGGGVSGQAGALRLGVARALNEADVDNNRGPLKKAGFLKRDDRAVERKKAGLKKARKAPQYSKR, encoded by the coding sequence GTGGCCGAGACCACTGCCGAGCAGCCGCTCGAAGAAGTCGACATCGACAGCTACACCACCGAGTCCGAGGTCCCCGTCGAGGGTGAGTACACCTCGGAGTCCATGGCCTCCCGCTTCGGTGAGCCCCAGCCGGCCGCCGGCCTGGGCCGTCGCAAGAACGCCATCGCCCGCGTCCGGATCGTCCCGGGCACCGGCAAGTGGAAGATCAACGGTCGCACCCTTGAGGACTACTTCCCCAACAAGGTGCACCAGCAGGAAGTCAACGAGCCCTTCAAGGTGCTCGAGCTCGACGACCGCTACGACGTCGTCGCCCGCATCTCCGGTGGCGGTGTCTCCGGCCAGGCCGGTGCGCTCCGTCTCGGTGTCGCCCGTGCGCTGAACGAGGCGGACGTCGACAACAACCGCGGCCCGCTGAAGAAGGCCGGCTTCCTCAAGCGCGACGACCGTGCGGTCGAGCGCAAGAAGGCCGGTCTGAAGAAGGCCCGCAAGGCTCCGCAGTACAGCAAGCGCTAA
- the glmM gene encoding phosphoglucosamine mutase: MGRLFGTDGVRGVANADLTAEMALGLSVAAAHVLAEAGTFEGHRPTAVVGRDPRASGEFLEAAVVAGLASAGVDVLRVGVLPTPAVAYLTGELGADLGVMLSASHNAMPDNGVKFFARGGHKLADELEDRIESVYEEHRTGAPWDRPTGAGVGRVRAYEEGSERYVAHLLSALPNRLDGLKVVLDEAHGAAARVSPEVFQRAGAEVVTIGAEPDGLNINDGCGSTHLDKIKAAVVEHGADLGIAHDGDADRCLAVDHTGAEVDGDQILAVLALAMRERSVLRSETVVATVMSNLGFKLAMEREGIRLVQTAVGDRYVLEEMKEHGFALGGEQSGHVIILDHATTGDGTLTGLLLAARVAQSGRTLADLAGVMERLPQVLINVPDVDRTRVGTSAELSAAVADAERELGETGRVLLRPSGTEPLVRVMVEAADIEQARSVAGRLADAVKSALG; the protein is encoded by the coding sequence GTGGGACGACTCTTCGGCACGGACGGCGTGCGCGGTGTCGCCAACGCGGATCTGACGGCGGAGATGGCCCTGGGCCTCTCCGTGGCCGCGGCACACGTACTGGCCGAGGCGGGCACGTTCGAGGGACACCGGCCGACCGCCGTGGTCGGGCGTGACCCCCGTGCGTCCGGGGAGTTCCTGGAAGCCGCCGTGGTCGCTGGTCTCGCCAGTGCCGGCGTGGACGTCCTGCGGGTCGGCGTGCTGCCGACGCCCGCCGTGGCGTACCTGACCGGGGAGCTCGGCGCCGACCTCGGTGTGATGCTCTCCGCCAGCCACAACGCCATGCCCGACAACGGCGTCAAGTTCTTCGCCCGCGGTGGGCACAAGCTCGCCGACGAGCTGGAGGACCGCATCGAGTCCGTCTACGAGGAGCACCGCACCGGCGCCCCGTGGGACCGGCCGACCGGGGCCGGAGTGGGCCGCGTACGCGCGTACGAGGAGGGCTCCGAGCGGTACGTCGCGCATCTGCTGAGCGCCCTGCCGAACCGGCTCGACGGGCTGAAGGTCGTCCTCGACGAGGCGCACGGCGCCGCCGCCCGGGTCTCGCCCGAGGTGTTCCAGCGGGCCGGTGCCGAGGTCGTCACGATCGGGGCCGAGCCGGACGGGCTCAACATCAACGACGGGTGCGGTTCGACGCACCTGGACAAGATCAAGGCCGCCGTCGTCGAGCACGGCGCCGACCTCGGCATCGCGCACGACGGCGACGCCGACCGGTGCCTCGCCGTCGACCACACCGGCGCGGAGGTGGACGGGGACCAGATCCTCGCCGTGCTCGCGCTGGCGATGCGGGAGCGGTCCGTGCTGCGGTCCGAGACGGTCGTCGCCACGGTGATGTCGAACCTCGGGTTCAAGCTCGCCATGGAGCGCGAGGGCATCCGGCTGGTGCAGACCGCCGTCGGCGACCGGTACGTGCTGGAGGAGATGAAGGAGCACGGGTTCGCCCTCGGGGGCGAGCAGTCCGGGCACGTGATCATCCTCGACCACGCGACGACCGGCGACGGGACGCTGACCGGGCTGCTGCTGGCGGCTCGGGTGGCTCAGAGCGGGCGTACGCTGGCGGATCTCGCCGGGGTCATGGAGCGGCTGCCGCAGGTGCTGATCAATGTGCCGGATGTCGACAGGACGCGGGTGGGGACGTCCGCGGAGCTGTCGGCGGCCGTTGCGGACGCGGAGCGGGAGCTCGGGGAGACCGGGCGGGTGCTGCTGCGGCCCTCCGGGACGGAGCCGTTGGTCCGGGTGATGGTCGAGGCGGCCGATATCGAGCAGGCTCGGTCTGTCGCGGGGCGGTTGGCCGATGCGGTGAAGTCGGCGCTCGGCTGA
- a CDS encoding DUF389 domain-containing protein codes for MLHLRMITPSDRTDEAVLLIEKTVGTTHLVVLPGAARDPAGDVVMCDVAREAGDELLAGLRELGIDTTGSIAVESIDLSLSERADQAEADAPGEGADAVLWEQLTDATHEESTLSVTYLAFITLATMIAACGVVLDNAILIVGAMAVGPEFGPLAGLSTAIVRRRPRLALRSLIALLVGFAAAMAVTVAFSLFMDAVDLFSEEQLMADRPNTGFIYAPDWFSFVVAVLAGIAGTLSLTSAKSGALVGVAISVTTIPAAANAAVALSYGDTKQTWGSTEQLLLNLLGIIVAGTLTLLAQKWFWSRQPKNAP; via the coding sequence ATGCTCCACCTGCGCATGATCACACCGTCCGACCGGACCGACGAAGCGGTCCTGCTGATCGAGAAGACGGTCGGCACCACCCACCTCGTCGTGCTGCCGGGCGCCGCCCGCGACCCCGCCGGGGACGTGGTGATGTGCGACGTCGCGCGTGAGGCGGGCGACGAACTGCTCGCCGGTCTGCGGGAACTGGGCATCGACACCACCGGCTCCATCGCGGTCGAGTCCATAGACCTGTCCCTGTCCGAGCGGGCCGACCAGGCCGAGGCCGACGCGCCCGGCGAGGGCGCGGACGCGGTCCTCTGGGAGCAGCTGACCGACGCGACGCACGAGGAGTCCACCCTCTCGGTCACGTACCTGGCCTTCATCACGCTCGCCACGATGATCGCGGCCTGTGGCGTGGTCCTGGACAACGCGATCCTGATCGTCGGTGCCATGGCCGTGGGCCCGGAGTTCGGCCCGCTCGCCGGCCTCAGCACCGCGATCGTCCGGCGCCGCCCCCGGCTCGCCCTGCGCTCATTGATCGCCCTGCTGGTGGGCTTCGCGGCGGCGATGGCGGTGACGGTCGCCTTCAGCCTCTTCATGGACGCCGTGGACCTGTTCAGCGAGGAGCAGCTCATGGCCGACCGTCCGAACACGGGCTTCATCTACGCCCCGGACTGGTTCTCCTTCGTCGTGGCGGTCCTGGCCGGCATCGCCGGCACGCTCTCCCTGACCTCGGCCAAGTCGGGCGCCCTGGTCGGCGTGGCCATCTCGGTCACCACGATCCCGGCCGCCGCGAACGCGGCCGTGGCCCTGAGCTACGGCGACACGAAACAGACGTGGGGCTCCACGGAACAGCTCCTGCTGAACCTGCTGGGCATCATCGTCGCGGGCACGCTGACGCTGCTGGCACAGAAGTGGTTCTGGTCCAGGCAGCCCAAGAACGCGCCGTGA
- the coaA gene encoding type I pantothenate kinase, giving the protein MPRSAHRPRPEATPYVDLTRTEWSALRDKTPLPLTAEEVEKLRGLGDVIDLDEVRDIYLPLSRLLNLYVGATDGLRGALNTFLGEKGSQSGTPFVIGVAGSVAVGKSTVARLLQALLSRWPEHPRVELVTTDGFLLPTQELQARGLMSRKGFPESYDRRALTRFVADIKAGKDEVTAPVYSHLIYDIVPDKRLTVRRPDILIVEGLNVLQPALPGKDGRTRVGLADYFDFSVYVDARVEDIETWYLNRFRKLRATAFQNPSSYFRKYTQVSEEEALDYARTMWRTINRPNLVENIAPTRGRATLVLRKGPDHTVQRLSLRKL; this is encoded by the coding sequence ATGCCCCGGAGCGCCCACCGGCCCCGCCCGGAGGCGACTCCCTACGTCGACCTCACCCGAACCGAGTGGAGTGCGCTGCGTGACAAGACGCCGCTGCCGCTGACGGCCGAGGAGGTCGAGAAGCTGCGCGGTCTCGGCGACGTGATCGACCTCGACGAGGTGCGCGACATCTACCTCCCGCTCTCCCGCCTGCTCAATCTCTACGTCGGTGCCACCGACGGCCTCAGAGGCGCGCTGAACACGTTCCTGGGCGAGAAGGGCTCCCAGTCGGGCACCCCGTTCGTCATAGGCGTGGCCGGTTCGGTCGCCGTGGGCAAGTCGACGGTCGCCCGCCTCCTCCAGGCCCTGCTCTCCCGCTGGCCCGAGCACCCGCGGGTCGAGCTGGTCACCACCGACGGCTTCCTGCTCCCCACCCAGGAGCTCCAGGCCCGCGGCCTGATGTCCCGCAAGGGCTTCCCGGAGTCCTACGACCGCCGCGCCCTGACCCGCTTCGTCGCCGACATCAAGGCCGGCAAGGACGAGGTCACCGCGCCCGTCTACTCCCACCTGATCTACGACATCGTCCCCGACAAGAGGCTCACGGTCCGCCGCCCGGACATCCTGATCGTCGAAGGCCTGAACGTCCTCCAGCCGGCCCTGCCCGGCAAGGACGGCCGCACCCGCGTCGGTCTCGCCGACTACTTCGACTTCAGCGTGTACGTCGACGCCCGCGTCGAGGACATCGAGACCTGGTACCTCAACCGCTTCCGCAAGCTGCGCGCGACCGCCTTCCAGAACCCCTCCTCGTACTTCCGCAAGTACACGCAGGTCTCGGAGGAGGAGGCCCTCGACTACGCCCGGACGATGTGGCGCACCATCAACCGGCCCAACCTGGTGGAGAACATCGCCCCCACCCGCGGCCGGGCCACCCTCGTCCTGCGCAAGGGCCCGGACCACACGGTGCAGCGGCTCAGCCTGCGCAAACTGTGA
- a CDS encoding ATP-binding cassette domain-containing protein: MTYAIEAEGLVKRFKETEALAGVDLAARKGTVLGLLGPNGAGKTTAVRIFATLLRPDRGRARVAGHDVIREAGVVRSLVGLTGQYAAVDENLTGTENLLLIGRLLGLPRREAKDRAGELLERFQLTHAAGRAAKTFSGGMRRRLDLAASLVGRPSILFLDEPTTGLDPHSRGELWDLLRGLVADGATALLTTQYLNEADVLADDIVVIDKGRVIAEGTPDQLKAQVGGQVLELRPIAGQDIARAHALVAGAAGPQARIEGETVTAPVKDPELMPTVVRALDREGIAVGELALRRSSLDEVFLSLTGHRAEPGEAEEDGGAAVREDEGLEKAVSRS; encoded by the coding sequence ATGACGTACGCGATAGAGGCGGAAGGCCTGGTCAAGCGGTTCAAGGAGACCGAGGCGCTGGCCGGCGTCGACCTGGCGGCCCGCAAGGGCACGGTGCTCGGGCTGCTGGGCCCCAACGGTGCGGGGAAGACGACCGCGGTGCGGATCTTCGCGACACTGCTGCGCCCGGACCGGGGCAGGGCCCGGGTGGCCGGCCACGACGTGATCCGGGAGGCCGGGGTCGTACGCTCCCTCGTCGGGCTGACCGGGCAGTACGCGGCGGTCGACGAGAACCTGACCGGCACCGAGAACCTGCTGCTCATCGGCCGGTTGCTGGGTCTGCCGAGGCGGGAGGCGAAGGACCGGGCCGGGGAACTGCTGGAGCGGTTCCAGCTGACCCACGCGGCCGGGCGGGCCGCGAAGACCTTCTCGGGCGGCATGCGCAGGCGCCTGGACCTCGCGGCCAGCCTCGTCGGCCGGCCCAGCATCCTCTTCCTCGACGAGCCGACCACGGGTCTTGATCCGCACAGCCGCGGTGAGCTGTGGGACCTGCTGCGCGGCCTGGTCGCGGACGGCGCGACCGCCCTGCTGACCACGCAGTACCTGAACGAGGCCGATGTCCTCGCCGATGACATCGTGGTGATCGACAAGGGCCGCGTGATCGCCGAGGGCACACCGGACCAGTTGAAGGCGCAGGTCGGCGGCCAGGTGCTGGAGCTCAGGCCGATCGCCGGGCAGGACATCGCGCGGGCGCACGCGCTGGTGGCCGGGGCCGCAGGGCCGCAGGCCCGGATCGAGGGCGAGACGGTCACCGCCCCGGTGAAGGACCCCGAGCTGATGCCGACCGTCGTGCGCGCGCTGGACCGGGAGGGCATCGCCGTCGGGGAGCTGGCCCTGCGCCGCTCCTCGCTCGACGAGGTCTTCCTCTCCCTGACCGGCCACCGCGCCGAGCCGGGCGAGGCCGAGGAGGACGGCGGTGCGGCCGTTCGGGAGGACGAGGGGCTGGAGAAGGCGGTGAGCCGGTCATGA
- a CDS encoding ABC transporter permease, translating into MTATATTLTPPVTASGRVPPLAGLRQTFTMAWRSLVAVKHNPLELVDYSITPIMFVFLFTYVLGGQMAGSPDAYLKYALPGIIVQNTLFMTMYTAMALNTDLTKGVFDRLRSLPIARSAPLIGRITADLAKHLWALLLMIGLGLALGFRITGGFGGFLLGTLLVVVFAAAVSWSAVLIGMLAGDAEKVQAFAFTLIFPITFTSSAFVVVDTMPGWLQAWSDVNPVTHLSDAFRGLLLGGAVAEPVLWSLVWAAGIALVFYPLAMRAYRAKV; encoded by the coding sequence ATGACCGCCACCGCCACCACCCTCACCCCACCGGTCACCGCGTCGGGCCGGGTGCCGCCCCTCGCCGGGCTGCGGCAGACCTTCACGATGGCCTGGCGGAGCCTGGTCGCCGTCAAGCACAACCCGCTCGAACTGGTCGACTACAGCATCACGCCGATCATGTTCGTGTTCCTGTTCACCTATGTGCTGGGCGGGCAGATGGCCGGCTCGCCCGACGCGTACCTGAAGTACGCGCTGCCCGGGATCATCGTGCAGAACACCCTGTTCATGACGATGTACACGGCGATGGCCCTCAACACCGACCTCACCAAGGGCGTCTTCGACCGGCTGCGCAGCCTGCCCATCGCCCGCTCCGCCCCGCTCATCGGCCGGATCACCGCGGACCTCGCCAAGCACCTGTGGGCGCTGCTGCTGATGATCGGCCTCGGCCTGGCGCTCGGCTTCCGCATCACCGGCGGATTCGGCGGCTTCCTGCTCGGCACCCTGCTGGTGGTGGTGTTCGCCGCGGCCGTCTCCTGGAGCGCGGTGCTGATCGGGATGCTGGCCGGCGACGCCGAGAAGGTCCAGGCGTTCGCCTTCACGCTCATCTTCCCGATCACCTTCACCAGCAGCGCGTTCGTCGTCGTCGACACGATGCCCGGCTGGCTCCAGGCGTGGAGCGACGTCAATCCGGTGACCCACCTGTCGGATGCGTTCCGGGGGCTGCTGCTGGGCGGGGCGGTGGCGGAGCCGGTGCTGTGGTCGTTGGTGTGGGCGGCGGGCATCGCCCTGGTGTTCTATCCGCTGGCGATGCGGGCCTACCGGGCGAAGGTCTGA